The segment TTGAGGTGGGTGCTATCTACTCCAGTTCAGTTCATCATAGGCCGTCGATTTTATACAGGTTCTTATAAAGCTTTGAGGAACGGTTCTCCTAACATGGATGTGTTGATCGCCTTAGGAACAAATGCAGCCTACTTTTATTCAGTCTATTCGGTGTTGAGATCCGCTACCTCTCCAAGTTTTGAGTCCACAGATTTCTTTGAGACTAGCTCAATGCTTATCTCATTCATTCTTCTCGGGAAGTATCTTGAGGTTCTGACTAAGGGAAAGACATCCGAAGCCATTGCCAAGCTTATGGACTTGGCACCCGGCACTGCAATATTGTTGACTTTGGATGATCAAGGAAATGTGGTCCGCGAAGAAGAAATTGATAGTCGGTTGATACAAAGGAATGATGTAATTAAAATCATACCTGGTGCCAAAATAGCTTCAGATGGTTTTGTTATTTGGGGGCAGAGTCACGTGAATGAGAGCATGATAACAGGAGAAGCACGGCCAGTTGCAAAGAGGAAAGGTGACACAGTGATTGGAGGGACTGTGAATGAGAATGGGGTGTTGCATATTAAGGCAACGAGGGTTGGATCGGAGAGTGCTCTTTCACAGATTGTTCGACTTGTTGAGTCAGCTCAGATGGCTAAAGCTCCTGTCCAGAAGTTTGCTGATCGTATCTCCAGATACTTTGTTCCTCTTGTAAGTATATAATACACAGTTCGAATTAACCATTAATTTCATAAGCTGATTTGAACTTCTGTCACCAGTATTTCGCATAAGCATTCTACTCTGTTAATTTCTGGTCAACGTTTGCAGGTCATTATTCTTTCCTTTGCAACCTGGCTTGCGTGGTTTTTAGCTGGAAAGTTCCATGGATATCCAGGCTCTTGGATACCAAAGTCCATGGATAGCTTTCAGCTTGCTCTCCAATTCGGAATCTCTGTTATGGTCATAGCCTGCCCTTGCGCTCTTGGATTAGCAACTCCAACTGCTGTCATGGTTGGTACTGGAGTCGGTGCATCTCAAGGTGTTCTAATCAAAGGTGGCCAAGCGTTAGAAAGTGCACATAAGGTTAGcaagaaatttcaaatttctatttctatttacAGAACCATGATATTATAGGCATTTTCCTGACGAATTGACGTAATACTTCAAGATCATTTCTGGCAATCTGAGCAACTGAAATATGTTctagttattaaactttttttcagTCCTAAGAAATTCTGTACATGAGGCACGAGCCTTTCAGGGACTCCTTTTCTGATAAATGATTTTTCAGGTGAATTGCATTGTCTTTGACAAGACAGGAACTCTTACGATTGGAAAGCCTGTGGTTGTTAGCACAAgactcttgaaaaatttggcACTGAGGGATTTTTATGAGCTCGTAGCTGCAGCTGAGGTAAGCTTTTCTCCTTGTATGAACTCACTGTTAGAGTGTCTGCTTACCAATATAATCTAAATCTTTGGCCATTCTAGTGTCTCTACTGAAGCATAGAGAATCTGGGTTCAAGTATCTGCTTAATGTTTATTGTGTGATGAACATTGATATAAAGTTGGTGTTGCGCAACCACCTCAGGTAAACAGTGAGCACCCGTTGGCCAAGGCCATTGTAGAGTATGCCAAGAAATTCAGAGAAGATGAAGAGAGCCCTAAGTGGCCAGAAGCACAAGATTTTGAGTCCATTACCGGACACGGAGTGAAGGCTATCGTCAGAAACAAGGAAGTGATGGTGGgaaataaaagtttgatgttGGAAAACAACATCCCCATTTCAATTGAAGCAGAAGAGATCCTCGCAGAAACTGAAGGGATGGCTCAAACTGGGATTTTAGTATCTATTGATAGGGAAGTGACCGGAGTTCTAGCAATATCAGATCCATTGAAACCGGGTGCTCATGAAGTCATTTCCATTCTCAAGTCCATGAAAGTTAGGAGCATCATGGTGACAGGTGACAACTGGGGAACTGCAAATTCCATTGCCAGGGAAGTTGGGATTGAAACTGTTA is part of the Populus nigra chromosome 8, ddPopNigr1.1, whole genome shotgun sequence genome and harbors:
- the LOC133701246 gene encoding probable copper-transporting ATPase HMA5, which translates into the protein MATKFLALACIRKESTYGDLSPRPRYPSMPKYPKGVSVRETNVEGSEAKAVFSVMGMTCSACAGSVEKAVKRLPGIREAVVDVMNNKAQVLFYPSFVNEETIRETIEDAGFEATLIQEGTSDRSTQVCRIRINGMTCTSCSSTVEQALQAIPGVQKAQVALATEEAEVHYDPNILSYNQILEAINETGFEAILLSTGVDMSKIGLKIDGVRTQNSMRIIENSLQALPGVQSVDIDPEVNKISLSYKPDVTGPRNFINVIESTGTSGRFKATIFPEGGGRESHRQEEIKQYYRSFLWSLVFTVPVFLISMIFMYIPGIKHALDTKIVNMLSIGAILRWVLSTPVQFIIGRRFYTGSYKALRNGSPNMDVLIALGTNAAYFYSVYSVLRSATSPSFESTDFFETSSMLISFILLGKYLEVLTKGKTSEAIAKLMDLAPGTAILLTLDDQGNVVREEEIDSRLIQRNDVIKIIPGAKIASDGFVIWGQSHVNESMITGEARPVAKRKGDTVIGGTVNENGVLHIKATRVGSESALSQIVRLVESAQMAKAPVQKFADRISRYFVPLVIILSFATWLAWFLAGKFHGYPGSWIPKSMDSFQLALQFGISVMVIACPCALGLATPTAVMVGTGVGASQGVLIKGGQALESAHKVNCIVFDKTGTLTIGKPVVVSTRLLKNLALRDFYELVAAAEVNSEHPLAKAIVEYAKKFREDEESPKWPEAQDFESITGHGVKAIVRNKEVMVGNKSLMLENNIPISIEAEEILAETEGMAQTGILVSIDREVTGVLAISDPLKPGAHEVISILKSMKVRSIMVTGDNWGTANSIAREVGIETVIAEAKPEHKAEKVKELQAAGYTVAMVGDGINDSPALVAADVGMAIGAGTDIAIEAADIVLMKSNLEDVITAIDLSRKTFFRIRLNYIWALGYNLLGIPIAAGALFPGTGFRLPPWIAGAAMAASSVSVVVCSLLLKNYKRPKKLENLDIGGIMIE